CGCTTCCCTAACATTTCGGCGCGTTCCTTCGGGAGCGCGTTTTTTATAGGGCAAAATAAATTCGGCGGACTTATGGACGTAAAAAAATGGAAATTCGAGGGCGAAAAAACCGTCGCCGACTGCAAAGTTTTCAAGGTGAAGGCGCAGACCTTCGCCCACCCCGACGGACGCCGCGCCGTCTTCTTCATAAACGAATCGCAGGACTGGGTTCAGGTCGCCCCGCTCGTCCGCGACGGAGGAAGAATCCTCACAGTGCTCGTAAAGCAGTTCAGGTTCGGGACGCGCAGAATGTCGTGGGAATTTTCGGGGGGAATTGTGGAGGTCGGCGAAGCCCCCGCCGACGCCGCCGCGCGAGAGCTCGCAGAGGAAACGGGCTACACGGGCGACGCCGCAAAAATCCTCGCATCATACTCGCCGAACCCCGCAATACAAAACAACCTTGCGCACTTTGCGGTAATCGAAAACTGCAAAAAAACCTCCGCCCTGAATTGGGACGAAAACGAGGAAATCGAAACGAGGCTCGTTCCCGTGGACGAGCTTGACGCCATGGTCGAGCGCGGCGAAATCTACCACGCAATCGCGATAGACTCCATCTATTTTCTGCAAAAATACCTAAACAAAACGGCGAAATAACCGATTCTATCAAAATGCCGCTCCACGAAGACAGCCCCGAATTAAGCGATTTCAGGCAGATGCCCTACACACCCACGCTCTCGAAAAAGCGCGGCACGCGGGGCGTGCCCGAAGCGTCGGCGAGCCTTGCGGAGCGGTTTTTGGCAAAGTTCAAAATCAGGGTCGAAAACGCCGTAAAAATTGTGGAGGAACACTGGGACGAATGCGTGCCCAAACGCTTTGCGGGGAAATCCGCGCCGCAAAACGTACGGCTCGGCGTGCTGTACGCAAGCGTGTGCAACCCGTCGGTGCGGCAGGAAATGATGTTCTGCGAGCGCGAAATTTTGCAAAAAGTAAGGCGGCTCGACGGCTGCAAAAAAATCAAAAAAATCAGGTTCGTATGAGAATTGCACTTGCACAGACAGACACCGCTCAGGGCGACTTCGAAAAAAATCTCGAAAAAATTTCGGACTTCGCAAAGACGGCAAAAGACGGCGGCGCGCAGATTGCCGTATTCCCCGAAATGTGCGTCTGCGGCTTCGACTACAAAAAGAATCTCGACTACCTGCAAACTTTCGGAAACGCCGCCGAACAGCGGCTGCGCGAAATAGCAAAAAGCCGCGACATCGCAATCTGCGGCTCGCTTCCGCACCTCGAAGCGGGCGATCCGCGCCCCTCGAACCGCATGCTTTTCGTCGGCGCAGACGGCAACGACATCGCCCGCTACGACAAAATCCACCTCTTCGGCGTCTTCCGCGAGAACAAGTACGTCAAGGCGGGCGGCGAAATCGTCGTCGCCGATTCGCCGTTCGGGAAAATCGGGCTTGCCGTCTGCTATGACATTCGCTTCCCCGACATCTTTGTGAGAATGGCGAAGCTCGGCGCAAAAATGATAATCCTTTCGGCGGCGTTCCCCCACCCGCGCTCGGAGCATTGGCGGATTTTGTCGCGGGCGCGGGCGATTGAAAACCAGTGCTTTTTCATCGCGGTGAACAGGGGCGGAACGGAAAATTTCGGCGAAAGGCAAATCAAATATTTCGGAATGTCGGCGGCAATAGACCCATGGGGCGGCGTCATAGCCGAATGCCCGCAGGACGCCGAAAGCCTCGCCTTTGCCGACATAAACCCCGACGAAGTCGACAATATCCGCGCCCAGATTCCGTCCTTTGCCGACAGGCGCGACGACATCTACTAAATCTGCATTCGCAAAAGAACAGCCGCTTTGACGGGCGGCACAATCCGCGCGTTATTGCAAATCTGCGCGCCGAAAAAGCCCGCATGCCACGGCGTTCACTGCGCCGACCGCTTCGCATCTCCCGCGCTTAAAGCCCCGCGAAACGCATTGCGCGGCGCAAAATCCGCCCGCGCGGCAA
The Opitutia bacterium KCR 482 genome window above contains:
- a CDS encoding DUF721 domain-containing protein, producing the protein MPLHEDSPELSDFRQMPYTPTLSKKRGTRGVPEASASLAERFLAKFKIRVENAVKIVEEHWDECVPKRFAGKSAPQNVRLGVLYASVCNPSVRQEMMFCEREILQKVRRLDGCKKIKKIRFV
- a CDS encoding nitrilase-related carbon-nitrogen hydrolase yields the protein MRIALAQTDTAQGDFEKNLEKISDFAKTAKDGGAQIAVFPEMCVCGFDYKKNLDYLQTFGNAAEQRLREIAKSRDIAICGSLPHLEAGDPRPSNRMLFVGADGNDIARYDKIHLFGVFRENKYVKAGGEIVVADSPFGKIGLAVCYDIRFPDIFVRMAKLGAKMIILSAAFPHPRSEHWRILSRARAIENQCFFIAVNRGGTENFGERQIKYFGMSAAIDPWGGVIAECPQDAESLAFADINPDEVDNIRAQIPSFADRRDDIY
- a CDS encoding NUDIX hydrolase; the protein is MDVKKWKFEGEKTVADCKVFKVKAQTFAHPDGRRAVFFINESQDWVQVAPLVRDGGRILTVLVKQFRFGTRRMSWEFSGGIVEVGEAPADAAARELAEETGYTGDAAKILASYSPNPAIQNNLAHFAVIENCKKTSALNWDENEEIETRLVPVDELDAMVERGEIYHAIAIDSIYFLQKYLNKTAK